One genomic segment of Rhizobium gallicum bv. gallicum R602sp includes these proteins:
- a CDS encoding dioxygenase family protein produces MQLSRTPTCDDDDDLTPAQTEGPYFTPESPEKQDFASDAPGGEPMTLAGYVLTENCQPVAKALIELWHANEIGTYDNSGYKLRGHQFTDAEGKWWFETIVPGVYPGRTRHYHLKVQRPGGNVLTTQLYFPGEPDNERDRIFNAALLLDVRATSDGKFGRYDFIVA; encoded by the coding sequence GTGCAGCTGTCGCGCACACCAACTTGCGATGATGACGACGATCTGACGCCAGCGCAGACCGAAGGCCCGTATTTCACGCCGGAGAGCCCTGAAAAACAGGATTTCGCGAGCGATGCACCGGGCGGTGAACCGATGACGCTTGCCGGTTACGTACTGACCGAGAACTGCCAGCCCGTCGCAAAAGCGTTGATCGAGTTGTGGCACGCCAATGAGATTGGCACCTATGACAACAGCGGATACAAACTCCGCGGGCATCAATTCACCGATGCTGAAGGCAAATGGTGGTTTGAGACGATCGTGCCAGGGGTCTATCCCGGCCGCACCCGGCATTACCACCTGAAAGTCCAACGGCCCGGCGGAAACGTGCTGACGACGCAGCTTTATTTTCCCGGCGAGCCGGACAATGAACGTGACCGGATATTCAACGCAGCCTTGTTGCTCGATGTCAGGGCGACGAGCGACGGAAAATTCGGCCGCTATGATTTCATAGTGGCCTAA
- a CDS encoding ABC transporter ATP-binding protein has product MTLLTIQSVSKRYGPVTALDKVTLDVAAGSRTAVVGPSGSGKTTLLRIVAGFERPDEGQVVLNGEVLADGAAAVPAHKRGIGIVSQDGALFPHLSVADNIGFGFERGAPDRKKRIVELLDMVELDRNMLTRRPHQLSGGQQQRVALARALGRKPRLMLLDEPFSALDTGLREHMRKAVARVLQTADITTILVTHDQAEALSFADQVAVLREGKLIQAGSPQSLYLQPKDRETALFLGDAVMLPAIVRNGFADCALGRVAVEGSHQGKAEIMLRPEQIRVVADESEPAYGGRVVEVEFGGATCTVAVSLEGVALPPIFIKTSSVALPERGDRVRLDIAGKAHVFGRP; this is encoded by the coding sequence ATGACCTTGCTTACGATCCAGTCTGTCAGCAAGCGCTATGGCCCAGTGACAGCGCTGGACAAGGTGACGCTGGACGTGGCCGCCGGCAGCCGCACCGCCGTCGTCGGCCCCTCAGGTTCCGGCAAAACGACATTGCTGCGCATCGTCGCCGGCTTCGAGCGGCCCGATGAAGGGCAGGTCGTCCTGAACGGCGAAGTGCTCGCCGATGGAGCGGCAGCCGTTCCCGCGCACAAGCGCGGCATCGGCATCGTCTCGCAGGACGGTGCGCTCTTCCCGCATTTGAGCGTTGCCGACAATATCGGCTTCGGCTTCGAACGGGGCGCTCCCGATCGCAAAAAGCGGATCGTCGAACTACTGGATATGGTCGAGCTCGACCGCAACATGCTGACGCGCCGTCCCCACCAGCTTTCCGGCGGCCAGCAGCAGCGCGTGGCACTGGCGAGAGCCCTCGGCCGCAAGCCGCGCCTCATGCTGCTCGACGAGCCCTTCTCGGCGCTCGATACCGGCCTTCGCGAACACATGCGCAAGGCTGTCGCGCGCGTGCTGCAGACGGCCGATATCACGACGATACTCGTAACCCATGATCAGGCAGAGGCTCTCTCCTTTGCCGATCAGGTCGCGGTGCTCAGGGAAGGCAAGCTGATCCAAGCAGGTTCACCGCAATCGCTCTACCTGCAGCCGAAGGACCGCGAGACCGCCCTTTTCCTGGGCGATGCGGTGATGCTTCCGGCAATTGTCCGAAATGGCTTTGCCGATTGCGCGCTCGGCCGCGTCGCAGTGGAAGGCAGCCATCAAGGCAAGGCCGAGATCATGCTGCGGCCGGAGCAGATTCGCGTCGTTGCCGATGAAAGCGAGCCCGCCTATGGTGGTCGTGTCGTCGAGGTCGAGTTCGGCGGCGCAACCTGCACCGTGGCGGTGTCGCTGGAAGGCGTGGCGCTGCCGCCGATCTTCATCAAGACATCCAGCGTGGCCTTGCCCGAACGCGGCGATCGTGTTCGCCTTGATATCGCCGGCAAGGCGCATGTCTTCGGCCGCCCTTAA
- a CDS encoding prolyl-tRNA synthetase associated domain-containing protein — MTETKPKNKNELFAFLDGLGIAHRTHEHAPVFTVAESVSLRDAIPGGHTKNLFVKDKKDQFFLLTVEEHAVVDLKTVHALIGAASKVSFGKAEKLMEYLGVIPGAVTAFGAINDMGNNVTFVLDADLMKEEVVNCHPLSNDATTSIASADLIRFMEATGHKPLVLKVTA; from the coding sequence ATGACCGAAACCAAGCCGAAAAACAAGAACGAACTTTTCGCCTTCCTCGACGGGCTTGGCATCGCGCACAGGACGCATGAGCATGCTCCAGTCTTCACCGTGGCCGAATCGGTGTCGCTGCGCGATGCTATTCCCGGCGGGCATACAAAAAACCTTTTCGTGAAAGATAAGAAGGATCAGTTCTTCCTGCTGACGGTCGAGGAACATGCCGTTGTCGATCTCAAGACCGTGCATGCGCTGATCGGCGCCGCCAGCAAGGTTTCGTTCGGCAAGGCGGAAAAGCTGATGGAGTATCTTGGCGTGATCCCCGGCGCGGTCACCGCCTTTGGCGCCATCAACGACATGGGGAACAATGTGACCTTCGTGCTCGATGCGGACTTGATGAAGGAGGAGGTCGTCAATTGCCATCCGTTATCCAACGATGCGACGACGTCGATTGCAAGCGCAGATCTCATTCGCTTCATGGAAGCGACCGGCCATAAGCCGCTTGTCTTGAAAGTGACGGCCTGA
- a CDS encoding Trm112 family protein, translating to MDEKLSRVDPKLLELLVCPLTKGTLRYDREHNELVSEKARLAYPIRDGIPIMLVSEARRLDD from the coding sequence ATGGACGAAAAACTCAGCCGTGTTGATCCGAAACTGCTTGAGCTCCTTGTTTGTCCGCTCACCAAGGGCACGCTCCGCTATGACCGCGAGCACAACGAGCTCGTCTCGGAAAAGGCCCGCCTTGCCTATCCGATTCGTGATGGCATCCCGATCATGCTGGTCTCAGAGGCGCGGCGGCTGGACGATTAG
- a CDS encoding IS3 family transposase, protein MSDSKRPILIFSKGLAARRDSTPAEWQAWRDGIYTVIEAMMASGLQGQISVERMCRLARVSRAGYYRHWQATAPRREEMGLRDTLQRLALANRHYGYRRIAVLLSREGWRANHKRVLRLMREDNLLCLRKSPFVPMTTDSRHDWCIVPNLARGLQLTDIDQLWVADITYVHLAEEFAFLAIVLDAFSRKVIGWAIATHLKAELAIEAFDMAVAARRPRPDSVIHHSDRGVQYACADYAARLADHGIQPSMSRVGNPYDNAKAERFMRTLKEEEVDGQAYRDLDDARTRIGEFIEVVYNRQRLHSALDYLAPDAYEASLLQQRQETPDAIHSRENCY, encoded by the coding sequence TTGTCGGACAGCAAGCGGCCGATATTGATTTTTTCAAAAGGCCTTGCAGCACGTCGGGACAGCACGCCAGCGGAGTGGCAAGCCTGGCGGGACGGCATCTACACGGTCATCGAAGCGATGATGGCGTCCGGGCTGCAAGGCCAAATCAGTGTGGAACGAATGTGCCGGCTGGCTCGGGTGAGCCGCGCGGGCTACTATCGTCATTGGCAGGCGACGGCGCCGCGCAGGGAGGAAATGGGGCTGCGCGACACCCTCCAACGCCTGGCGCTCGCCAACCGGCATTACGGCTACCGAAGAATCGCCGTGCTTTTGAGCCGAGAAGGCTGGCGTGCCAACCACAAGCGCGTGCTGCGCCTGATGCGGGAGGATAATCTGCTGTGTCTGCGCAAATCCCCGTTCGTGCCGATGACAACCGACTCCAGGCATGACTGGTGCATCGTGCCCAACCTGGCTCGAGGTCTTCAACTGACCGACATCGACCAGCTCTGGGTCGCCGACATCACCTACGTTCATCTCGCCGAGGAGTTCGCATTCCTGGCGATCGTCCTCGACGCTTTCAGTCGCAAGGTCATCGGCTGGGCGATTGCAACCCATCTGAAAGCGGAACTTGCCATTGAGGCATTCGACATGGCGGTTGCGGCTCGCCGGCCGCGACCTGATAGCGTCATTCACCATAGCGACCGCGGCGTCCAATATGCCTGCGCCGACTATGCGGCACGACTTGCAGACCACGGCATCCAGCCGAGCATGAGCCGCGTCGGCAATCCCTACGATAATGCGAAGGCCGAGAGATTCATGAGGACCCTGAAGGAAGAGGAGGTGGATGGTCAGGCGTATCGCGACCTGGACGATGCAAGGACTAGGATCGGCGAATTCATCGAGGTGGTCTACAACAGGCAGCGCCTGCACTCGGCCCTCGACTATCTCGCGCCGGACGCTTACGAAGCCAGTCTCTTGCAACAGCGGCAAGAGACACCAGACGCAATTCACAGCCGGGAGAACTGTTACTGA
- a CDS encoding glucoamylase family protein, producing MLQRIDDTDAALIDRLQKSAFDYFLRYSNPENGLVADTSVAGVPCSIAAVGFALSSYAVAAERGWMTRREAAGRSVTTLRFFAGSHQGRERHATGYRGFYYHFLHMDSGHRAWNSELSTIDTTLLVAGMLTAAAYFDRTDAVETEIRELAKFIYERIDWHWALNKGQTVSMGWKPGSGFLRWRWQGYDEAILLYMLALASPTHPIPPSSYDAFVSSYSWMLFGKQPYLYAGPFFIHLFPHAWIDFRGINDKEMAARDWDYFRNTQVSIAVQRDYAERNPGHFVGYNKDVWGLSASDGPPPTRNMRGGRRQKVLGYAARGAPLGPDDGTIAPWAAVAALPFDRQASLDGLKALLAAYPDLLCEGRFPGGFNPTVKTARPEGWVDDRCVAIDQGLLVMTVENDRSEFIWNLMRQSPVIRLGLERAGFTGGWLEQAETERVSRKTA from the coding sequence ATGCTGCAACGAATTGACGACACGGATGCCGCCCTGATCGACAGGCTGCAGAAATCCGCATTCGACTATTTTCTGAGATATTCCAATCCCGAAAACGGCCTGGTCGCGGATACGTCAGTGGCCGGGGTTCCTTGCAGCATCGCTGCCGTCGGCTTTGCGCTCTCCAGCTATGCAGTCGCCGCCGAACGCGGATGGATGACGCGCCGAGAAGCGGCAGGCAGGTCAGTCACGACGCTGCGTTTCTTTGCCGGGAGCCATCAGGGACGCGAACGCCACGCGACCGGCTATCGCGGCTTCTATTACCACTTCCTGCATATGGATAGCGGCCACAGGGCCTGGAACAGCGAGCTCTCGACAATCGACACGACCTTGCTCGTCGCCGGCATGCTGACGGCTGCGGCCTATTTCGATCGGACCGATGCGGTGGAGACGGAAATCCGCGAGCTTGCGAAATTCATCTATGAGCGCATCGACTGGCATTGGGCGTTGAACAAGGGGCAGACTGTCAGTATGGGGTGGAAGCCAGGCAGTGGTTTTCTGCGCTGGCGCTGGCAGGGATACGACGAAGCGATCCTGCTCTATATGCTGGCACTTGCTTCGCCGACCCATCCAATCCCGCCATCGAGCTACGATGCCTTCGTCTCAAGCTATTCCTGGATGCTCTTCGGCAAGCAGCCCTATCTCTATGCTGGACCGTTCTTCATTCACCTTTTCCCGCATGCCTGGATCGACTTCCGCGGGATTAACGACAAAGAGATGGCCGCCCGCGACTGGGACTATTTCCGCAACACACAGGTTTCGATCGCCGTGCAGCGCGATTATGCCGAGCGCAACCCCGGACACTTCGTTGGCTACAATAAGGATGTCTGGGGACTTTCCGCCTCCGACGGCCCGCCTCCAACGCGCAACATGCGTGGCGGCCGGCGTCAGAAGGTTCTGGGTTACGCCGCCCGCGGTGCACCGCTTGGCCCGGATGACGGGACAATTGCACCTTGGGCGGCGGTTGCGGCATTGCCCTTTGACCGGCAGGCGTCGCTTGATGGCCTAAAGGCGCTGCTCGCCGCCTATCCTGATCTGCTCTGCGAAGGCCGCTTTCCAGGTGGCTTCAACCCGACGGTGAAGACTGCTCGGCCTGAAGGCTGGGTCGACGATCGATGCGTCGCGATCGACCAAGGACTGCTGGTGATGACGGTCGAAAACGACCGGTCGGAGTTCATCTGGAACCTGATGCGGCAGTCGCCGGTCATCCGTCTCGGCCTTGAACGCGCCGGTTTTACGGGCGGCTGGCTGGAGCAGGCGGAAACGGAAAGGGTTTCGCGAAAGACGGCTTAA
- a CDS encoding LON peptidase substrate-binding domain-containing protein: protein MQVGNARYLKPGDLPDSIAVFPLTGALLLPTGQLPLNIFEPRYLAMFDAALAGNRLIGMVQPALGDNDATAGDKTGDPHLAPVGCIGRITSFAETGDGRYIVSLTGVCRFRLLGEKMTHEPFRSFRIAPFISDLSARDEEDAVDRGALLSAFRAYLDANKLEADWESVERASNLTLVNSLAMMSPFGPAEKQALLEAPDLKTRAETLIAITEIVLARVFGDSDTVLQ from the coding sequence ATGCAAGTCGGGAATGCAAGATATTTAAAACCCGGCGATCTGCCAGATTCGATCGCCGTCTTTCCTCTGACCGGCGCTCTTCTCCTGCCTACGGGACAGCTTCCGCTGAATATTTTCGAACCGCGTTATCTCGCGATGTTTGACGCCGCGTTGGCTGGCAACCGGCTGATCGGCATGGTCCAGCCGGCGCTCGGCGACAATGATGCGACGGCGGGCGACAAAACCGGCGACCCTCATCTTGCTCCAGTCGGCTGCATCGGGCGGATCACCTCTTTCGCCGAGACGGGCGACGGGCGCTATATCGTTTCCCTGACGGGCGTTTGCCGTTTCCGCCTGCTTGGCGAGAAAATGACGCATGAGCCGTTCAGAAGCTTCCGCATCGCTCCCTTCATTTCGGATCTCTCCGCACGCGATGAAGAAGATGCCGTCGATCGTGGCGCTTTGCTTTCCGCTTTCAGGGCCTATCTCGATGCGAACAAGCTGGAAGCCGACTGGGAAAGTGTCGAGCGAGCCAGCAATCTGACGCTTGTGAATTCGCTTGCGATGATGTCGCCCTTTGGTCCTGCAGAGAAACAGGCGCTGCTGGAGGCTCCCGATCTCAAAACCAGGGCGGAAACCCTGATCGCAATCACAGAAATCGTGCTCGCGCGGGTCTTCGGTGACTCCGATACGGTTTTGCAGTAA
- a CDS encoding iron ABC transporter substrate-binding protein: MKISLTRFAALALAASLLAATSLASSANAQESEGIVVYNAQHESLGREWIDAFTKETGIKVTMRQGSDMQFANQIIQEGDASPADVFLTENSPAMALVDGAGLFAPVDKETLDLVPAQYRPADGMWTGIAARSTVFVYDKTKLTEDKLPKSMLDLADPAWKGRWGASPAGADFQAIVGALLQLKGEEATAQWLKAMKENATPYKGNSVAMKAVNAGEVEGAVIYHYYWFGDQAKTGENSKNVGLHYFKNQDPGAFVSVSGGGILKSTQHMKEAQAFLKFVAGKAGQDILKNGTSYEYAVSGDANEKLVPLADLNAPKVEASELDSKKVVELMTAAGLI, encoded by the coding sequence TGGCATCCAGCGCAAATGCGCAGGAATCCGAAGGTATCGTCGTCTATAACGCCCAGCACGAAAGCCTCGGCCGCGAATGGATCGATGCCTTCACCAAGGAGACCGGCATCAAGGTCACCATGCGCCAAGGCAGCGACATGCAGTTCGCCAACCAGATCATCCAGGAAGGCGACGCTTCTCCGGCCGACGTGTTCCTGACCGAGAACTCTCCGGCGATGGCGCTCGTCGATGGCGCGGGCCTGTTTGCCCCGGTCGACAAAGAAACGCTTGATCTGGTCCCGGCGCAGTATCGTCCTGCCGATGGCATGTGGACCGGCATCGCCGCCCGCTCGACGGTGTTTGTGTATGACAAGACGAAGCTCACCGAAGACAAGCTGCCGAAGTCGATGCTCGATCTGGCCGATCCGGCCTGGAAGGGCCGTTGGGGCGCGTCGCCTGCCGGTGCCGATTTCCAAGCGATCGTCGGTGCACTGCTGCAACTGAAGGGCGAAGAAGCAACGGCTCAATGGTTGAAGGCCATGAAGGAAAACGCAACGCCTTACAAGGGCAACAGTGTTGCCATGAAGGCCGTCAATGCCGGCGAAGTCGAAGGCGCGGTCATCTATCATTACTATTGGTTCGGCGATCAGGCCAAGACTGGCGAAAACAGCAAGAATGTCGGCCTGCATTACTTCAAGAACCAGGATCCGGGCGCGTTCGTCAGCGTATCGGGCGGCGGCATCCTGAAGTCGACGCAGCATATGAAGGAAGCCCAGGCGTTCTTGAAGTTCGTCGCCGGCAAAGCCGGCCAGGACATCCTGAAAAACGGGACGTCCTACGAATACGCGGTCAGCGGCGATGCGAACGAAAAGCTCGTCCCGCTTGCCGATCTCAATGCGCCGAAAGTTGAGGCTTCCGAGCTTGACAGCAAGAAAGTCGTCGAGCTGATGACGGCCGCGGGCCTGATTTAA
- the trxA gene encoding thioredoxin — translation MSGSDNSYSNSFGSQMSATANFGSAPQPAAGGGHIKDTTTATFTKDVIEESRNQPVLVDFWAPWCGPCKQLTPVLEKVVNEAQGRVKLVKMNIDDHPSIAGQLGIQSIPAVIAFVGGRPADGFMGAVPESQVRQFIDRIAGPAGADQAAEIEAVLEEAAGLLAAGDVNGAAQLYGAIMQADAENAKALAGMAECMIAANQHQRAREALTDLPEELAKDAGIQAVITKLDQIEEARKLGDPIALEHDLAVDPDNHDARMKLAKILNVEGKRDEAAEHLLHIMRKDRTFDDDGARRQLLQFFEVWGFKDPATVSARRKLSAMLFS, via the coding sequence ATGAGCGGCAGCGACAATTCTTACAGCAATTCCTTCGGCAGTCAGATGTCGGCAACGGCGAACTTCGGTTCGGCGCCGCAGCCGGCGGCAGGCGGCGGACATATCAAGGATACGACAACCGCCACTTTCACGAAGGACGTCATCGAAGAATCGCGCAACCAGCCCGTACTCGTTGATTTCTGGGCGCCTTGGTGCGGCCCGTGCAAACAATTGACGCCAGTGCTCGAAAAGGTGGTCAATGAAGCGCAAGGCCGCGTGAAGCTCGTGAAGATGAACATCGACGACCATCCGTCGATCGCAGGCCAGCTTGGCATCCAGTCGATCCCGGCTGTGATCGCTTTCGTCGGCGGCCGCCCGGCCGATGGCTTCATGGGTGCCGTGCCGGAAAGCCAGGTTCGCCAGTTCATCGACCGCATCGCCGGTCCTGCTGGTGCAGATCAGGCTGCGGAGATTGAAGCGGTGCTCGAGGAGGCTGCGGGGCTTCTGGCCGCGGGCGACGTTAATGGTGCCGCGCAACTCTACGGCGCGATCATGCAAGCCGATGCGGAAAATGCCAAGGCGCTTGCCGGGATGGCCGAATGCATGATTGCCGCCAACCAGCATCAGCGCGCTCGCGAAGCGCTGACCGATCTGCCGGAAGAGCTTGCCAAGGACGCCGGGATTCAGGCCGTCATCACGAAGCTCGATCAGATCGAAGAAGCCCGCAAGCTCGGTGATCCAATCGCTCTGGAACACGACCTTGCAGTCGATCCGGATAACCATGATGCGCGCATGAAGCTTGCCAAGATCTTGAACGTCGAGGGAAAGCGCGACGAGGCGGCCGAGCATCTGCTCCATATCATGCGCAAGGACCGGACCTTCGATGACGACGGCGCACGCCGCCAACTCCTGCAGTTCTTCGAAGTCTGGGGCTTCAAGGATCCGGCAACGGTGTCCGCGCGGCGCAAGCTTTCGGCAATGCTCTTCTCGTAA
- a CDS encoding ABC transporter permease yields the protein MPHASVVVFATLVALMSLVPLGFIGWITINVGWQTVKELVLRPRVGELLVNTILLEALTIPLSIALAVTLAWLTERTNVPFPRLWSWLAVAPLAVPAFVHSYAWVSLVPGMRGLQSGVFVSVLAYYPFLYLPVAAALRRLDPAIEDAAASLGLDPWRVFFRTILPQLRLAICGGSLLIGLHLLSEYGLYVMIRFDTFSTAIVDQFQSAYNSPAANMLGGVLVACCLFLLGLEILLRGNERYARVGSGSARPADRRRLGWFVVPAILLPGTLAVLTLGVPLMTLGRWLYLGGGEIWRLDAVGNAFVQTIVLAVAGGVLTTIAAAPMAWLSVRAPGRFQRLLEACHYYVGSLPGVVVALALVTITVRLALPLYQTFATLIVAYVLLFLPRAMVGLRASIAQAPVELERAAMCLGRTPSQAVRQITMRLAAPGFAASIALSALGITNELTATLMLSPNGVETLATKFWSLTSEIDYVSAAPYAVMMIVLSLPLTLVLYAQSKRTAGQ from the coding sequence ATGCCGCACGCCTCCGTCGTCGTCTTTGCAACGCTCGTCGCACTTATGAGCCTCGTGCCGCTCGGCTTCATCGGTTGGATTACCATCAATGTCGGCTGGCAGACGGTCAAGGAGTTGGTCTTGCGGCCACGCGTCGGCGAGCTGCTCGTCAACACGATCCTGCTCGAAGCGCTCACCATTCCCCTGTCGATTGCTCTTGCCGTGACGCTCGCTTGGCTGACGGAGCGGACCAATGTGCCGTTTCCGCGGTTGTGGTCCTGGCTTGCCGTTGCGCCGCTTGCCGTTCCAGCCTTCGTCCACAGCTATGCCTGGGTGAGCCTCGTTCCCGGCATGCGCGGCCTGCAGAGCGGTGTCTTCGTTTCCGTGCTCGCCTATTATCCTTTTCTCTACCTGCCGGTCGCTGCTGCTCTTCGCCGCCTCGATCCGGCGATCGAGGATGCGGCGGCGTCGCTTGGCCTCGATCCCTGGCGTGTCTTCTTCCGTACGATCCTGCCGCAGTTGCGGCTTGCGATCTGTGGAGGCTCGCTCTTGATCGGGCTGCATCTCCTGTCGGAATACGGCCTTTACGTGATGATCCGCTTCGACACCTTTTCGACCGCGATCGTCGATCAGTTCCAGTCGGCCTATAACAGCCCCGCAGCCAATATGCTCGGCGGTGTGCTCGTCGCCTGCTGCCTTTTCCTGCTCGGCCTCGAAATCCTGCTGCGTGGCAACGAACGCTACGCCCGCGTCGGCTCCGGTTCCGCACGGCCGGCCGATCGCCGCCGTCTTGGCTGGTTTGTCGTACCTGCCATTCTGCTGCCGGGCACGCTCGCGGTGCTGACGCTCGGCGTTCCGCTCATGACGCTCGGCCGCTGGCTCTATCTCGGCGGCGGCGAGATCTGGCGGCTGGATGCGGTCGGAAATGCGTTCGTTCAAACGATCGTCCTTGCGGTTGCAGGCGGCGTGCTGACGACGATCGCGGCCGCGCCCATGGCCTGGCTGTCGGTCCGCGCGCCGGGGCGATTCCAGCGTTTGCTCGAAGCCTGCCATTATTATGTCGGCTCGCTTCCAGGCGTCGTCGTGGCGCTGGCATTGGTGACGATCACCGTGCGGCTGGCGCTGCCGCTCTACCAGACTTTTGCGACCCTCATCGTTGCCTATGTCCTGCTCTTCCTGCCACGTGCGATGGTCGGCCTTCGTGCCAGCATCGCACAAGCGCCTGTGGAGCTGGAACGGGCTGCCATGTGCCTGGGACGCACGCCGTCGCAGGCCGTGCGCCAGATTACCATGCGCCTTGCTGCCCCGGGCTTTGCTGCAAGCATTGCGCTGTCGGCTCTTGGCATCACCAACGAACTGACGGCAACGCTGATGTTGTCGCCTAACGGTGTTGAAACGCTGGCAACGAAATTCTGGTCGCTGACCAGCGAAATCGACTATGTGTCGGCCGCTCCCTATGCGGTGATGATGATAGTGCTGTCGCTGCCGCTGACCCTTGTTCTCTATGCCCAATCGAAACGGACCGCCGGCCAATGA